The proteins below come from a single Chitinophaga pinensis DSM 2588 genomic window:
- a CDS encoding zinc-dependent alcohol dehydrogenase family protein, with protein MKALVYHGPGQKAFEDKPQPVIQAPTDAIVRILKTTICGTDLHILKGDVPEVTDGRILGHEGVGVIAETGSNVSNFKKGDHVLISCITACGKCEYCRKSMYSHCENGGWILGHLIDGTQAEYVRIPFADTSLHHIPAGADEEALVMLSDILPTGYECGVLNGKVAPGSTVAIVGAGPVGLAALLTADFYSPSKIIMIDLDENRLQVARQFGATDTINSEKEAVVERLMAITGNRGVDTAIEAVGIPATFELCESIIAPGGCIANVGVHGKPVTLHLQDLWAKNITITTRLVDTVTTPLLLNTVVSKKLDPKQLITHRFELQDILKAYETFSHAEQEKSLKVILSND; from the coding sequence ATGAAAGCACTGGTATATCATGGCCCCGGCCAGAAAGCATTCGAAGACAAACCACAACCTGTTATACAGGCGCCTACTGACGCCATCGTCAGAATACTTAAAACGACCATCTGCGGTACCGATCTGCATATCCTGAAAGGCGATGTACCCGAAGTAACCGATGGTCGCATTCTCGGACATGAAGGAGTCGGTGTAATAGCCGAAACGGGCAGCAACGTATCCAACTTTAAAAAAGGTGACCATGTACTCATCTCCTGCATTACCGCCTGCGGCAAATGCGAATATTGCCGTAAAAGCATGTACTCGCATTGTGAAAACGGCGGATGGATATTAGGACACCTGATAGACGGTACACAGGCAGAATATGTCAGGATTCCTTTTGCAGATACCAGTCTTCATCATATACCGGCTGGAGCTGATGAAGAAGCCCTGGTGATGCTGAGTGATATTTTGCCCACAGGGTATGAATGTGGTGTACTGAATGGGAAAGTAGCTCCCGGAAGCACTGTTGCCATCGTCGGCGCCGGTCCTGTTGGTCTGGCGGCACTACTGACCGCAGACTTTTATTCCCCGTCAAAAATCATCATGATCGACCTGGATGAAAACAGGCTACAGGTAGCCCGTCAATTCGGCGCCACAGATACGATTAACAGTGAAAAAGAAGCCGTAGTGGAACGACTCATGGCTATCACAGGTAATCGTGGCGTTGATACCGCTATTGAAGCAGTAGGCATACCCGCCACATTTGAACTATGCGAATCCATTATCGCTCCCGGAGGCTGTATCGCTAATGTCGGAGTACATGGCAAACCTGTCACCCTGCATTTACAGGATTTATGGGCAAAGAATATCACGATTACAACCCGGCTGGTAGATACGGTAACTACACCATTGTTGCTGAATACAGTCGTCTCAAAAAAACTGGATCCGAAACAATTGATTACCCATCGGTTTGAATTGCAGGATATTCTGAAGGCATATGAAACGTTTTCACATGCGGAGCAAGAGAAATCATTGAAGGTGATTTTGTCTAATGATTAG
- a CDS encoding pyridoxamine 5'-phosphate oxidase family protein → MLGTLNQQEMEELLLRNVTGRIGCRDGDQIYIVPVSYAYNEKYIIAHSGEGLKIDMMRKNPQVGFEVDEISDQRNWKSVICQGRFEEILDEKEKYYAMKFLVSRLMHTQLSETARLPDAIGEGHAAPLIRPIVYRIRMETMTGRCEFA, encoded by the coding sequence ATGCTAGGTACACTCAATCAACAGGAAATGGAGGAATTACTGCTTCGTAATGTAACCGGTAGAATTGGTTGCCGTGATGGTGATCAGATATATATTGTGCCGGTGAGTTACGCTTATAATGAGAAATATATCATCGCGCATTCAGGAGAAGGTTTGAAGATAGATATGATGCGGAAGAACCCGCAGGTGGGCTTTGAAGTAGACGAGATCAGCGATCAGCGTAACTGGAAAAGCGTGATCTGTCAGGGAAGATTTGAAGAAATATTGGATGAAAAAGAAAAATATTATGCCATGAAGTTTCTGGTGAGTCGGCTGATGCACACGCAGCTGAGTGAGACAGCACGACTACCGGATGCGATAGGAGAAGGGCATGCGGCTCCGCTGATAAGACCTATCGTATATCGTATTCGTATGGAGACGATGACAGGAAGATGCGAATTTGCGTAA
- a CDS encoding LTA synthase family protein, which produces MKNVFRNRFSLIVLIVLLMLVLSFLTRVVLLLSTPASGVSAIQFVSALFIGGMYDLSVASLIVIPFVLHLWLQNEFIYRLKVLPFVTAGFLTFMGILLFTHLVPKDYNKDLYHILLYYLTARFAIYLFLFFMPYHFRLQWRTGFLYIVTALTVFLLLMNAVSEWFFWREFSTRYNFIAVDYLVYTTEVLGNISESYPLVPIVSTLVVIAIVVVVVMRHPIKESVSRVHMSFAKRSLIAGGLFLFAFSSYNIVNGKWRHFSTNEYANSLAGNGIYEFAVAFTQNELDFYKFYKTIPDTTAFSKVRQQLTTPNSHFIGKDLYSIERDITYPGPERKLNVVMISVESLSADFMKAFGSTENITPYLDSLSKKSLLFTQLYSSGTRTVRGLEALSLSIPPSPGQSIVKRPDNAHLFSMGSVLRAHGYTTQYLYGGYSYFDNMKEFFGNNGYTVIDRSSIPADKIHYENIWGVADEDLFTLALNVLDKDNSAGKPFFTHIMTVSNHRPYTYPDGRIDIPAAMQVRQGAVKYTDYSINKFLREASHKPWFDSTVFVIVADHCAGSAGSVELPVTGYHIPMLIYAPKILQPQEVNTLTAQIDVAPTILGLLHLDYRSKFFGQDVLNTPSDKQRAFISTYQGLGYLRDGKLVVQSPVKTVHEYIPDFHNGNAAPVQVEPDLSREAIAYYQSISWLLKNRKQSF; this is translated from the coding sequence ATGAAGAATGTGTTTCGCAACAGATTCTCACTGATTGTATTGATTGTACTGTTGATGCTTGTACTTTCCTTCCTGACACGTGTCGTCTTACTGCTTAGTACACCGGCTTCAGGCGTATCTGCCATACAGTTTGTGAGTGCCTTGTTTATTGGCGGAATGTATGACCTTTCGGTCGCTTCCCTTATTGTCATTCCTTTTGTACTGCATCTCTGGTTACAGAATGAGTTTATTTACCGGCTAAAAGTATTGCCTTTTGTTACGGCGGGATTCCTCACGTTCATGGGCATCTTGCTCTTCACGCATCTCGTCCCGAAAGATTACAACAAAGACCTGTATCATATCTTGTTGTATTATCTGACGGCACGTTTTGCCATTTACCTGTTTCTCTTTTTTATGCCGTATCACTTTCGCTTACAATGGCGCACAGGCTTCTTGTATATCGTGACGGCATTGACGGTATTCCTGTTACTGATGAACGCTGTGAGTGAGTGGTTCTTCTGGCGGGAGTTTTCTACCCGGTATAATTTTATAGCGGTAGATTATCTGGTGTATACGACCGAGGTGTTAGGAAATATTTCTGAGTCATATCCTTTAGTGCCGATTGTCAGTACACTTGTCGTGATCGCCATTGTGGTCGTTGTGGTTATGCGGCATCCGATAAAGGAAAGTGTCAGCAGGGTACATATGTCCTTTGCCAAACGATCGCTTATTGCTGGCGGTTTGTTCTTATTTGCTTTTAGCAGCTATAATATCGTTAACGGGAAATGGCGGCATTTCAGCACGAATGAATATGCTAATTCGCTGGCAGGCAATGGTATCTACGAATTTGCGGTGGCCTTTACACAAAACGAGCTGGACTTTTATAAATTCTACAAGACGATTCCCGATACCACCGCATTTAGTAAGGTGCGGCAACAGCTGACTACGCCCAATAGCCATTTTATTGGTAAAGATCTTTATAGCATAGAAAGGGATATTACTTATCCGGGGCCTGAACGTAAGCTGAATGTGGTGATGATTAGTGTAGAGAGTCTGAGTGCTGATTTTATGAAGGCATTCGGCAGTACGGAGAACATTACCCCTTACCTGGATTCGCTGTCTAAAAAGAGTCTGCTGTTTACCCAGCTTTATTCCTCCGGCACAAGAACAGTCCGCGGTCTGGAAGCCTTGTCATTGTCTATTCCTCCATCACCAGGACAAAGCATCGTGAAGCGCCCTGATAATGCACACCTTTTCTCTATGGGGAGCGTTTTGCGCGCACATGGATATACTACGCAGTATCTCTATGGTGGTTATAGTTACTTCGATAATATGAAGGAGTTCTTTGGTAATAATGGCTATACCGTCATTGATCGCTCTTCAATACCGGCTGATAAGATACATTATGAGAATATCTGGGGGGTAGCAGATGAAGACCTGTTTACGCTGGCACTGAATGTACTGGATAAGGATAACAGCGCTGGAAAACCTTTCTTTACGCATATTATGACGGTGAGTAACCATCGTCCTTATACTTATCCTGACGGAAGGATAGACATCCCCGCTGCTATGCAGGTAAGACAGGGAGCGGTAAAGTATACTGATTATTCCATCAATAAATTCCTCCGGGAAGCGAGTCATAAACCCTGGTTTGACAGCACCGTATTCGTGATCGTAGCAGATCATTGCGCAGGCAGTGCGGGTAGCGTAGAACTGCCAGTTACAGGTTATCATATTCCCATGTTGATCTATGCGCCTAAGATACTGCAGCCGCAGGAAGTAAATACCCTGACGGCCCAGATAGATGTCGCGCCGACTATTCTTGGTTTACTCCACTTAGATTACCGCTCTAAATTCTTTGGGCAGGATGTATTAAACACACCGTCAGACAAACAACGTGCATTTATCAGCACTTATCAGGGATTGGGGTACCTGCGGGATGGAAAGCTCGTGGTGCAATCACCCGTAAAGACAGTACATGAATATATTCCCGACTTCCATAACGGCAATGCGGCGCCTGTACAGGTAGAGCCTGACCTATCCCGGGAGGCGATCGCCTACTATCAAAGTATCAGCTGGTTGCTGAAGAACAGGAAACAGTCCTTTTGA
- a CDS encoding response regulator transcription factor: protein MKILIIEDEPALSKSIGAYLADENYLCEYAGNFGQAIDKITVYDYDCILLDLMLPGGDGLKILEEIKEQNKQDGVIIISAKNSLDDKIKGLQIGADDYLTKPFHLPELAARIYSVIRRKQFGNVNIIELNELKINLLAKTVSVNDNNVVLTKKEFDLLLYFISNKNKVISKSALAEHLSGDVADMFDNYDFIYVHIKNLKKKLTEAGCDNYLKTLYGTGYKWEI from the coding sequence ATGAAAATTTTGATAATAGAAGACGAACCGGCCCTTTCAAAGAGCATCGGCGCTTATCTGGCGGACGAAAATTATCTCTGCGAATATGCGGGTAACTTCGGACAGGCCATCGACAAGATCACCGTATATGATTATGATTGTATCCTGCTGGACCTGATGCTGCCCGGTGGCGACGGACTAAAAATACTGGAGGAAATCAAGGAACAGAATAAACAGGATGGCGTCATTATCATCTCTGCTAAAAACTCACTGGACGATAAAATCAAAGGTCTGCAGATCGGTGCGGACGACTATCTGACCAAACCCTTCCACCTGCCTGAACTGGCCGCCCGCATTTATTCTGTGATCAGACGTAAACAATTCGGAAACGTCAATATCATCGAATTGAATGAATTAAAGATCAACCTGCTGGCAAAAACGGTTTCCGTTAACGACAACAACGTTGTACTGACCAAAAAAGAATTTGACCTCCTCCTCTACTTCATCAGCAATAAGAACAAAGTCATTTCCAAAAGCGCGCTCGCAGAACACCTTTCCGGTGATGTTGCCGACATGTTCGACAACTATGACTTCATCTATGTACATATCAAAAACCTGAAAAAGAAACTGACAGAAGCCGGTTGCGACAACTACCTGAAAACACTCTACGGCACAGGTTATAAATGGGAAATATGA
- a CDS encoding sensor histidine kinase, translated as MSKLLNRTMKRFMGYAGLVLVISIPVYYYVINMLWHHELDEHKIELTAAAGREDRYLIILFVTLLTVLFFLLLMIGFILLNRRISKRLWQPFYNSLAQIKGFNLDQQQTVNFEETDIEEFSELNSSLNKLIAGNIAVYNQQKEFADNASHELQTPLAVIQSKLDLLLQTKLLTDEQYDLIEDANKALARVTRINKNLLLLTKIENSQFMDKETIDLSELLKNSLVLFSNFSENKNLVFDQDIATGVTIEGNKILVEILLNNLITNAIRYTPNDNTIQITLNHKAMFIANPGTLSLQQEQLFKRFGTTSVETPGTGLGLSLVKQICSRYSWKTDYTFSDMRHIFSVTF; from the coding sequence ATGAGCAAGCTGCTGAACCGCACCATGAAACGTTTTATGGGATACGCCGGACTCGTACTGGTCATCAGTATACCGGTGTATTACTACGTGATCAATATGTTATGGCATCACGAACTTGATGAACATAAAATCGAGCTAACCGCCGCTGCCGGACGGGAAGACCGATATCTCATCATTCTCTTCGTAACACTACTGACCGTATTATTCTTTCTTCTGCTGATGATCGGATTTATACTACTGAACCGCAGGATCTCCAAACGTCTCTGGCAACCTTTCTATAATAGTCTCGCACAGATCAAAGGATTCAACCTCGATCAGCAGCAAACCGTTAATTTTGAAGAAACAGATATCGAAGAATTCTCAGAACTGAATAGCAGTCTGAATAAACTGATTGCAGGTAATATTGCCGTGTATAATCAACAGAAAGAATTTGCCGATAATGCCTCCCACGAACTACAGACGCCGCTGGCTGTTATTCAGTCCAAACTGGATCTGCTGTTACAGACCAAACTCCTGACCGACGAACAATACGACCTCATTGAAGATGCGAATAAAGCATTGGCCCGCGTCACCCGTATCAATAAAAACCTGTTACTGCTGACCAAAATCGAGAACAGTCAGTTTATGGATAAAGAGACCATCGATCTTTCAGAATTACTGAAAAATTCACTCGTCCTGTTCTCTAATTTCTCAGAGAATAAAAACCTGGTATTTGATCAGGATATCGCTACAGGTGTAACAATAGAGGGTAATAAGATTCTGGTGGAAATATTATTAAATAATCTGATCACCAACGCTATCCGCTATACCCCCAATGACAATACGATCCAGATCACATTGAACCACAAAGCTATGTTTATTGCGAATCCCGGTACGCTCAGTCTGCAACAGGAACAGTTGTTCAAACGCTTCGGCACCACCTCTGTCGAAACACCTGGTACCGGCTTGGGACTATCTCTGGTGAAACAGATCTGCAGCCGTTATAGCTGGAAAACGGATTATACTTTCAGTGATATGCGGCACATCTTCTCCGTGACTTTCTAG